A segment of the Streptococcus chenjunshii genome:
GAGATTAGGCTGCAGTTTTCGTACTCCCGCCATATTAGCCATTTGATGGCCGCGAACCATATCTTTAACCTGCTTAGTATGTTTGCCTCGATTTGACCATAAATCCATGACAACATTGGCTCCGCCAGGGGTTTTGAACCATACGCCGCAGTTGCCCAGCCACCACATAGCAACATTGCCGGCTGGAACTGCTTCAGCTTCAATTTCTTCATTGAGCCAAGTTCCCCATTCCGGGAAGGTGTTTAAAATCCATGACTCTCTGGTAATGTCTTTAACATTTGGCATAGTTTTATCCTCCTGAAAGTGTTACATTTTTCTACACTATTAGTATAGCCCCAAAACGGGACACAAAAAAGACCAAGTATCACACAAGCATGTGTACAAAAATGTGCTAAAGGCGCTGAATGGCCTTCATTGCTCAGAAGTCAGGACAAACTTGGAGAGCTGGGAAACACTGGCAGATACCGGCACTATCGCTTTTACAATTAGATTAAAGCCAGCTGTCTGCGCTTTGAGGAACTGGGTAACTCAAGGATTATTATTGGTTGGCTACAATATAGTCGTAAATTTTATCAGGGGCTGACTGGTCAAGCGTTTTGAAAAAATCCTTTCGGGTAAGCAATTTCAGCAACTGATTCATGGCTAACAGATGGACACTGCTCTTAGGTGCTGAAAGCAGTAAAATGTATTTAACTTTTGTCTGTGCTTTTATCACATAAGGTTTTTTCAAAACAATCAGACTCATACCTAAGTGGTTGCCGCCTGTATCTCTGGCATGCGGCATACAAAACAGGTCTGTCAGCTGCATAATCTTTCCGGACTGATAGTCTTCCAAAAGTTTTTTTAAATATGACTCTTTAATGATTTTACTTCTCAGCAAGGGAGCGGCTGCCAGAATAATGCCTTCTTCATAGCTGGATATTTTAACAATACTTTGAATAAATTCCAAGCGCAAAATATCTGATAAGTTTGGTTTGGCCGAACCTTTTTCCTTATCTGTATCAATTGCCGGGCTCAGTAAATAATCATATAATTCACCTTTGAGCTGCTCAGGATTTTTGATATCGCTGTTTTTACTGATAATAGCCATCAAGTCTGTTACCTTAGGGAAGCGAACCTGGCCGATACCAAATCTGCTGTAGACTTTCTTGAGCAGGTGATAGCGTTCCTGTGGTGTCATTGCCGGATTGACAATAAAAATATTTTTGTTGGCTTGATATAAGTCAACGTTATTTTCGGTTGAAAAAATCAAGTCAACCGAAGAAGTTTCCTGCAAAAAATGCTGACTGTCGTAAGGGCCGATGAAATGAAAATCCGGAAAAAGCAGCTTGAGCTGCTGAAAAATAAAACTTGAACTGCCGATACCTTTCTGACAAATAACAGCCGCAACTTTTTTTCCATCTTTTTTAATCCCGTAATCTTCAATAGCTACAATGAAATGCATGCTTAAATAAGCTACTTCTTCATCAGGAATCGGGAATTGATAGTAGGATTCAATCGCTTTTAAAGAAGAACGGACAAGCTGAAATAAGTTGGCATACTGTGAACGAATCCGTGCTGAGAAACTATTGAGAATCGGAATCTTATATAACATGCGGTAGTGAACCGCCCGAAAATGGCTGTACAGATTGCTTTTGACTTCTTTAATATTATAAAATTCAATACCGGATAAAAGTTCAAAACGATTGATGACCTTATTGACTAGATTAAGTATAACAGTCCGGTCAAAAGTGGCTTCTGAGATAGATACAGTTGTAAAGGTCAGAATCCATGAAGTCAAAAAACCAACAGCCTTTGGACTGGGAGAAAGGGCCAGAATTTTTTTGAGCACTGCTGCAGCAATCATGAATTCCTTGGATGATTTTAAAGAAGTATAGCCCACTGTATCCTGAGGGGCTGTCTTAGCCAGATAAGGCTTGAACAGGGTCAAAGTATAGGTAATTTCGAGCAGCTGCTTATCCGTAAGCGACAGTCCGTATTTTTCTACAGCATAGTGCCTAAAAATGGCTTTGATAGATGCTAAATCGTTAATTTTTTCATTATAAAACAAATAATCATAGAAAAAAGTCTGCCAATCTGAGGATAAGTCCTCTAAAATATAAGACATTGCCAAATAACGAATTTGATAGTCATCACCCGATAAGTAATAACCGACAGTTCTGTCATTAGCAATACGGATATGATAAGGGAACAGTTCTTTTTGCAGCTTTTTAATATCTTCCATAACGGTCGATTTACTGACTTTTAATGAAGCAAGGAAGTCGCTGGTTGACAGATAAGCTGTCCCCTTCCGAAAAAGAATAAAGTAAATATATTTGCGGCGTTCCTCTGCAGTCAGGAGATAATCATCAAAAAAATGCTCCTTATTAAAACAGTCAATAAAAAATTCTTTATTCTTAAAAGATAAGATAAGGTTCTGCTGCAGTAAAGACAAAGCTTGCTGATGATGGTCCTTTAAAAAATCATTAATATAATCCAGTGTATAAAGAATCTGTTTTTTTGATAAACCTGTCCTTGCCATGAGCTTGTTTAGGCTGATTTCTTCTTCACTGATAAGAATATTAATGATTTGGATTGATTTTTTATCTAACATGGCCTTCTCCATTAGATCATCCTGCAGCAGTGCTGTTATGAACGTCTAATATATCGTTTAACAGCCTGCCGCAACAGACGGGCGTGTTCCTCAATTGTGTGAGCGTTCCCGTTGGTCAGCAAAGACCCGATTCCCATACAGTCCACTCCGGCCTCTAGCCAAGCGTCTACATTTTCTAGAGTAACCCCGCCAGAAGAGAGAAGCGGAATAAAGGGAAGAGGTGTTTTTAGGGCGGCAACCAGATTTGGCCCCCAGAATGATGATGTTGGGAAGGCTTTAATCATTGCCGCACTGGCTTCTAAGGCTGCAACAGCTTCTGTTACGGTCGTGCAGCCGGGCATATAAGCGATTTGATAGCGATTGCAGATTTTCGCTACATCTTCTTTAAAAGTAGGAGCAATGATAAACTGCGCCCCTCTCATGATCGCTTCCCAAGCCGTCTCGCTGTCCAGAACCGTCCCGGCCCCTATCAGCAGTTCTTCTCCATATTCTTTATGCAGTTCTTCAATTAAATGACTGGCATTAAAATGAGTGTAACTGATTTCCAGACAGCTGACACCGCCGGCTAAACAGGCTGCTGCAATCTCTTTAGCCCTCTCTAAGCTTTGTGTGCGGACAATAGCCATAATTTTGCCGCTGTCAATTTTATTTAATACAGCTAATTTTTTCATGTTACTACCTCATAAATCCTTCATATTCCTGATAAGCAGCTAGCACCTGAACAATCGCCTTTTTTTGACGGTCAGTCAGGCAGCTGCGTACTGGGGCCAGCGCTTGGCCAACAGGAATGCCAATTTGACTGAGTGAAAATTTCAAAACAGCCGGCACTGTGGCCAATTTAAGAACTTTGCGGAAAGCTTCGATACTGTTTTGAAGTTCCTGAGCTTCTGCCAGACGACCTGCAGCAAAAGACTGATAAATCCCCACATCTGTTTTGGTTAAAAGATTGGATGTTGCTGCAACTGCTCCCTTGGCTCCTAGTTTTAAGGCTGCTAAAATCTTCGAATCCGATCCGACAAGTACTGAGAAATCTTCGTGAGCCGTCAGTTCAATATAACGTTTAAGCTGTTCAAGATCGCCGCTGCTGTCCTTTACAGCGATAATGTTAGGTATTTTAGCCAAACGGCCTACTGTTTCTGCTTCCAAATTATTACCGCTGTTTTTCGGTATATTATACAAAATAACCGGCAAATCAACAGCTTGAGCAATAGCCCTATAATGATCGTATAACTCTTCTTGTGTCAATGAGAGAAAATACGGGGTAATAACAGAAACAGCAGCAACTCCTGCATCCGCCATGCGCCTGCTTAAATCAATAACTTCCCTAGTTGCAACAGCTCCCGTCCCAGCATAAACCGGCAGACGGCCTGCTGTTTTTTCGACAACAAGCTTAGCATAAGCCAATTTCTCATCCGGACTTAAGCCGTAAAACTCACCGTTGGTTCCAAGAATAAATAAACCCTGTACACCGCCTGCCACTAATTTTTCGATTAACTTTTCAATTCCTTCATCAGAAAAACTGCCATCAGCAGCAAATGGCGTGACCATAGCTGTTATGATACCATCGATAGTCAATTCTTTATTTCCTTTCTAACGATTCGCCCAAGGCTCCTCCCGGATGCCAGAGATGGTACTGTTTCAAATCAAGCCTGTTTTTTTCCTGTAAAACAATCGATAAGGCTTGTAAAATCAAGATTTCGACAACAACTGAGGCTCTGGGAGGTTTATTAAAAGAGTCTCCTTCCTGTTCTACACCAGCAAATAAGGTTAAATCAGTATTCTCCGACAGCCAGGAAGATGCCCCGCCTGTAACAGCAATGATAGTTACTCCCAGTTTTTTCAAAGCTCCAACCGTCCTTTGCAGCTCCTGTGTTTCTCCGCTGTTTGAGACAGCAATCACAATATCTCCGCCCATAACCTGTCCGGCAGAGCCATGAAGTGCTTCTGTCGCATCTAAAAAATAACTGGGGGTTCCGGTTGAAGAAAAGAGAGCCGCAATGTACTGTGAAACATGGCTGGGTTTGCCGATACCTGTAATATGGACACGGCCTCCCTGCTGTTTAGCACTTAGGATAAGTTCGGCAGCCTGATAAATTTTGGACTTATCTAATTGCGCCATAAACTGACTGACTTCAGCTGCCAGTGTTTCTGTAAAATAGTTCAATTGTTTTTCTGCTATGTCGTTTGTCATAACTCCCTCCTGTTAACTGTTAAAACGTACTTCTTCCAGTTTTCAGCAATTTAACGGCCCAGTAGCTTTAAAATAAAGTCCAGCAGGTTTCCAATGATGTTATAGTCAATATTAGGAAATGTAGAGCCCTCAATTCCTAAAGAACCGTAAAGCGGATAGAGCAGAACCGGCAAAAAGGCTAACAGGAGACCTTGAATAAAAGATCCCGCCAAAGCTCCCCGCCAGCCGCCGGTGGCGTTGCCAAATACTGCAGCTGTGCCGCCGGAAAAAAAGCAAATATGCGCTGCCGGAATAATGATAACCGGAAATTTGAATACAACCATGACAAAGACAGCGATTAAGCCAGCTATGTACGAAGAAATGAAACCGATAATAACAGCTGTCGGTGCAAAAGGAAAGACTGTCGGAACATCCAAAGCCGGACGGGAATTGGGAATAAATTTTTCTGAAATAGAGACAAAAGCCGCCGTAATTTCCGCCAAGAACATTCTAACTCCTGTCATCAAAATAGACATACCGGCAGTGAAGGTAAAGGCTTGAACAAATGGGAAGACCAGCCAATGGGTATCACCGGCTAATGCCTGTGTTGCTGCCGGTCCCGCTTTCAAAGCCGACAGATAAAAAAGCAGCAGCATAATAACAGCCACACCCATCAAGAAATCACGGAAGATGGATAACCAGCCGGGAAAATTAAAGCCTTCTGTTGTCTCTTCTTCATGCTTTTTAAAAAGTTTACCGATATAGCCTGAAGCGGCATAGCCAATCATATTAAAATGTCCGATTGCGGTAGCATCGCTGCCGGTAATCTTTCTCATAAAAGGCTGACATAACTGCGGTAAGGCTGCTGAACAAAAACCCAGAATCAAACCGCCGCTGATAATGGCCGCAACATCACTGATCCCGTGAGCTTTTAATACAAGTGACAGCACACAGGCAAAGAACAGGCTGTGCCCAGTTGTGAAGAAAATATTTTTAAAGGGTGTTAGTCTGGCGACAACTAAATTCATCACAAAACCCAAAATAAGCGTACAGCTTGTAACAAAAGCAAATTCGCTCTGTGCAAGAGCAGTCGCTGCTTCTGGAGAAGCAACAACTCCCACCAAATGGAACCCTTTCTGAAAAAGTGTATTAAAATTTTGAAGGGCCGCAGTCATAATAGAACCGCCAGAGCTAAAGACAACAAAACCAATAACCGTTTTAAAGGTACCAGTCAGAACCTCAGGGCCAGTTTTTTTCTGGGCCAGAAGTCCGACCATAGCCACTAACCCCAGCAAAATAGCCGGTGTGCTTAAAAAACTAATAATAAAATCCATTTTTCCCCCCTCACACAAAGATACAAAGGCCGTCAAAAACGCAATGGGAAAATAGGCGTCCGACCGCTGAGTCACTAAAGACTCAAGGGAGGGCGGTCTTTTTCCCGCAGCGTTTAGGCCATGTTCAGTTCACACAAAGATACAAAGGGCGTTTAAAAATCAAAGCAATAAAGAGGCTTATCGATAATTCTAAGAGTTACTGCTGCTAAAAGTAACCTTGCTCATAACTGACTTATACCTCACACCAGACTGTCTCTTTTTGCTAAAGCTGGGAACTGGCTAATTTAAAACACTTTCCAGCTTATTTTTGATTTCTTCTTTGTCTACAACACTATTGATGCCGATAATTTTCTGAGGAATATGCTTTTCGGACAGCTCTTCAGCTACATCTGTCAATGTAATGACAATGTCTCCGTTAAAGCCCGGCAAAGCATCTAACGATGCATGCTCTACCTCCAAAGGAAGCTTATGCTCCCGTATAACTTCCTCAACTTTAATTTTTAACATCAGACTGGAACCTACTCCTGCACGACAGGCTACAAGTGCTTTAATCATAACTGCTGCCTCCTTCATACTTTTTTAATAATGATAGAAAATCCTGTTTTGTTGTCACCGCCGCCAATTGGCTTACAAATGTCTCATGGCTTAATAAATCGGCCAATCCCGATAATAATTCAAGGTGAGAGTGGTTAGCTGCAGCACTCAAAGGAAAAAGATATTTCACAGGATCGTTTGCTTTATGGCCAGAAAACACAGGCCGCTTCAGTTTTGTAAACCCCAGAGCTGTCTTTAGAGCGCCGCTGCTTTCTGGTGCATGCGGCAGGGCAATATGTCTGGTAATAACAATATAGGGTCCGCTTTCATGAAAAATATCAATAATCCGTTCAGCATAAGCGTCAGTTACAAAACCATTTTCCGCCAAAGGCTTTACCGATAATCTGATTGCATCCGTAAAATCTTGAGCCTCAACATCCATTAAAATGAAACGGCTATCTATAGCTTCCGATAACATAATGCCGCCTTCCCTCCTTTCTTCATGACAATAGTAACAAAAAAATAAGGGCTTTTTAAGCCCTGTTTTGGTCCGATTTTTGGCTTGCTGCCAGCTAAAAATCGGACTCTTAGTTTTAAATAAAAATAAGAATAGTCTGTTTTTTTAATTTTATGTATGCATAAAATTAAAAACTCATAAGCCGAAGCTTTACAGCATAAAAAAGCTGGGACAGACCTCTGCGCTTGCTCTGCAATCCACCGTTGAGATCTGTCCCATTTTATCTTATTTTATTATTATGTCAAAAACAGTCATTCTTACTCCAAATCGGCTAGTGAAGCCAGTTCTTCCCCCACTATTTTTTCAATTTGGGTTTTTAAAGCATAACGGTCTTTTTTATTAGAAATATAAGCTTGCAGACATTTTTCTAATTTTTGGCTGAACTGTGATTCTGCTTGACTGCCTTGATTGTTGACAAAGCGTTTTAATTTGATAATATCGTCGTCATTCATAATGGGATGCACAACAATCAGAGGAAAACGGCTGTCTAAGGCATCACTGGTTGAAATAACCATATCTGCTTCCATAATATCATTAACGCTGTGGAACTGTTCAGAGGTTAAAACAGCTTCGATTTGACAGTTGTGCAGATGCGTTCGGCACTGACTGAGAAGCAGTTTCTGTACACCGATACCCTCATCACACACCAGAACAACCCTCTTTTGATTCTGAACGATCTTGTCCTGTCTTTGCAGTTCTCCGCCCAGATGGATTGTAAGATAAGCGATATCGTCGTCTGTCATACGAATCAGCCACGCTTCTTCTAAAATAGGAACACAAGCTTTAGTCATCGCAAATAAATCACTGTATTTTTCTTTGATGTGTTTGGTTAAAGGGTTCACCGACAAAACCCCGTAAGTTTTTCGGTAGAGCATAGCCTTGCAATGTGTTAACAGCTGGTTCAGCAGATAATCAGGGTTTTCGAACTCCAGGCCGTAGCGCTGCTGAATTTGGTTAAGAAATTCTTCCAAAACAGCACGCATTTCATCATAGTCACGGCTTTCAAGATGACTGTCACGATCTTTGCGAAAAGAGAGCAAAAGCATAGCAATCAAGCTGATTTCAACATCGTCCAGCTGCAGTGCAAAGGCAGCCGACAGGCCGGCAGCAATCTCACGAGCCAGCTGGTATTCTTTCCTTTGCCATGTCATACTAAAATCTCTTCTGACCGCTTCTTTTTCAGAATCTGTCAGATCAATGCTGCGATAGCTCAGCAGCAAATAAGGCAGAACCTGTACCATAAACTGGCTGTCCTGAGCATTGAGCGTTTTCCCTAACCTTTCCTGAGCGGAAGAAAGCTGCTGCTGGAGGTAGGCTGTCACTTCATCAGAAAAATAACTGTTAAAACCTGTTAAATCAATGATTCTATCCCTAACAATGTCAACAAAGTTTTTATTCCCCTCAGTGTAAATCGTGTAGAGCAGCCGGTATAAAAACTGAATTTTTGACAAAGGATGGCATTTTAAATAATAGCCTCTGGCTTTAGTAACTTGCAGCTGAATATCATATTCATCAGTCATCAGCTTATGACGAATGTCATTGAGATCATTGAGAATGGTGTTGCGCGATACCGCATTTAACTGCATCAGCTGATCAATGGTTACCCGCTTTTTAGAAACAGCAATGTAAGTCAAAGTCAGCTGGATACGTTCTTCTACACTCATCACATAGCTGTACTCATCCAGCTGTTCCAAAAGTTCCTGACAAGCTGCTTTTTGCTCTTTATTCAGGACAATGCCAACCCGCGGATAGCTGATTATCTTTTCCACCCCATTAGGCAGAGCCTCATTAATTTTTTCTAAATGATAATAAATTTTTCGTCTGGACTGGTTGAGTTTCTTGGAGATTGCCATAACAGTCTCAGGTTCATTAAGACTCAGCAGATAAGACAGGAGGGCATAGCTTTTTTTATCTAATATAATCATTGTTCTCCCTCAAGTTAAGATACAAAGGCCGTGAAGAACGCAAAAGGAAAATGACGGTAAGCCAGAAATCTATGATTTCGTCTGCGCACCTCTGCCAGGATGACTAGGGAGCGAGACAGAACCCCAGACCATAACGTTCGATGTCTCGCCCCCGCAAAGCCTAGCAGACATTTTAAAGCTTTGAAAAAGCGGCTAAAATGACGCTAGGCTACTGCGTCTTGTACGTAACACCGACAAAATTAAGGATTAGTTTTAAAATTATCCTTTAGATCTGTCTATGGGCTGCAAAGACGACAAAGCCTTCAGTCAGCTACGGCTGATGGTAGCCAGAAATCTGTACTTTCGAGCGGGCGCACCCGTCATTTGCCGATATTCCTATAATTGTGCCTCTTTTTACGGCGGAACTTAGGCTGTGCTGTGATTTTTAAAACCTCTACTAACAATAGTATAATATAAAAATATTTATTTTTTCGCATTTCAACTTGAGGAATAAGTCAATTTGCTCATTGATAAAAATGCGGCTGACGGCCAGCTCTTAAGTTTTCCTTATTCGTTTTCGCTGCACATTAGCCTTAAGTGAAACCGGCTAAGAGATTAAGGAGCTGAGACAGATAACTGTCCCAACTCGCTTTTGTCTGTTAATGATCAGCACCCTTTTGTCCGTAATAAGCATTCGGTCCGTGCTTGCGCAGATAGTGCTTGTCCAAAATATACTGAGGAGCCGGCTGAACATGCGGATTAATTTGTTCCGTCAGCCGATTCATGCGGGCTACTTCTTCTAAAACAACACTGTGATAGACTGCCTGATCAGGATCTTTCCCCCAAACAAACGGACCGTGATTGCGGACAACAATGCCAGGAACAGCCACAGGATCGAGTCCGCGCTCCTTAAAGGTCTCAATAATAACCGTTCCTGTCTCCTTTTCATAAGCGGTATTCACTTCATCAGGAGTTAGAGAACGGGCGCAGGGAATCGGGCCGTAAAAATAGTCAGCATGGGTCGTTCCATAGAAAGGAATGTCCCGCCCTGCCTGAGCCCAGCCGACAGCTTCTGTTGAATGTGTATGGACAATGCCGCCGATCTCTGCAAAAGCCTTATAAAGCTGAACATGGGTCGGCAGGTCGGACGATGGGTTGAGATCCCCTTCAATCACATTACCGTCAAGGTCTGTCACAACCATATTTTCCGGTGTCAGTTTTTCATAATCAACACCGGAAGGCTTGATAACAATACGGCCGCCTTCACGGTCAATTTCTGACACATTGCCCCAAGTGAATTTAACCAAACCATGAGCCGGCAAAGCAATATTTGCTTCATAAACGCGCTGTCTCATAGCCTCTAGTGATTTAACCATTTATTTTAACCCCGCTTTCTCAATCAAAGGATAGAGAAAATCCTGAGCGGCCTTGATGGCCTTTTCCGTTTCCTCTACCGTTTCACAATTTTCAGACCACATTTCCAGTAAAAACGGGCCTTGGTAGTTAATGTCTTTTAAAACAGCAAACATCTCTTCCCAGTTGACACAGCCAGCCCCAAAAGCAACGTCACGGAACTGTCCCTTGCTTTCATGCGTAACAGCATAGGTATCCTTTAGATGCAGGGCAGCAATCGAACGATGGCCAAGGAAAAATTCACTGTAAATATCATTATGCCAAGCTGAGACATTGCCTGTATCCGGATAAACAAAAAGATAAGGAGAATCAATTTCTTTTTCAACTGCCAAATATTTTTCAATAGAATTGATAAAAGGATCATCCATAATCTCGATAGCCAGAATGACCTGAGCCGCCTCGGCCCAGTCGCAGGCCTTGCGTAAGTTTTTGAGAAAGCGCGACCGTGTCTGCGCAGTTTTTTCTTCATAGTAAACATCATAACCGGCCAGCTGGATAACCCGAACCCCTAAGTCCTGAGCCAGTTCAATGCATTTCCGCATCGTTTCTAAAGACCTGGCTTCAACCTCAGGTTTGCCGGAGCCTAAAGGGTAACGGCGGTGTCCCGAAAAACAGATAGTGGGAATCCGAACACCGGTTTCATAAACGGCCTTTACCAAATCAAGACGCTCTTCCTTACTCCAGTCCAGTCTGGCCAAGCGATCATCGCTTTCGTCAATCGACATCTCAACAAAATCAAATCCTAACTTTTTAGCAAAATGGAGCCGTTCCCGCCAGGAAAAGAATTTAGGTGTCGCCTTTTCATAAATACCAATAGGACGAGTCATTGAGTCACCCCCAAATCCGTTTGATTTCATCTTTAAAGGCCCGTGCTGCCGCTGCCGGATCGTCAGCTTCAGTAATGCCCCGGCCTGCAATAAAGGTAAAGACATCAACCCCTTCAAAGAGTTTCAGGGTATCAACCGACAGACCGCCTGTTACTGAAACGCGGAAGCCCATTTCAATGAGTTTTTTGACCTTGCTGAGATCTTTTTCTCCCCATGTTTCGCCTGCAAGCAGGGCATCCCGCGACTGGTGGTAAATAGCCTGTGAAATACCGGCATCCAGCCATTGCTGTGCTTGTTCATAGGTCCAGTCCCCGTATAATTCAATCTGGATTTCACCGCGTTCGCCGCGAACGGCCTCAATAGCCTTACGGGCCGCCTCCATAGTTGGAATGGTCGCACAGCAGATACAGGTCATCCAGTCAGCACCGCGTTCTGCATTATTTTTAGCAACTGTACCGCCTGCATCAGCACATTTTGTGTCGGCCACAATCCACTTATCTGGAAAAAGGCTGCGCAGGACTTCTACTAATTCACTGCCGACTTGCAGCAGGCAAACTGTGCCGGCTTCAATAATATCCACTTCATGGCCCACAGACACGGCAGCCTTGACGGCTCCCTGCAAATCTGAATGGTCAAGCGCAACCTGTAAATTTGGAAGAGTTTTGGTCATTTTTATCATCCTTTCAATAGTATTAATCGTCAAAACAGCGAAATAGCTGAACTGCTCTGGCTTACAGACCGGCAGACCAGCTGACGGTTCCGCAAAGCTTCTTAAGAATCCAAGTCCAGTCCTTCAAGATAAGGGCTGTCTTTCGATTCTTCCACCATCGCTAAAACGTCCTCGGGAGTCTGACAGTTTACTAAACGTTCAATTGAATTGTCAAGTTCAAACAGAGCAATAATCTGCGGAATAGCCACAGAAGTATGAATTTCCGAACTGGTTGCCGCCAAAGCCAGAAGGACAGATACCTCTTTTCCGTCTGGAAAAACAACGGGTTTAGTGAGTGTCACTAACGAAAAGGCATCACGGTTGACGCCGGCTTCGGGACGGGCATGGGGCATAGCCATACCGGGCATCAAAATATAATAAGGTCCGTATTCATCAGTTGAATCAATGATGGCTTGGTAGTATTCTTCTTTAACGGCTCCGCTGTCAATTAAAGGATCGACAGACAGTCTGACCGCCTCCTTCCAGTCTTCTGCCGTCAGCCCCAGACGTATAGACTGGTTTTCTTTAAAAGCTTGTGCTAAATTCATTATCTTCCCTCTCTTTATGAAATATAATCTAACCTGTTTTGACTGCATAAAGCAGTTAAAACAGACTCTAATACTGGATTTCCTCTCAACCAAACAAGCTCTCCTGCAATGCTGCTGGTTAACAGGAAAGGTGCCCTCAGCAAAATTGAAAGCACCTTATTAAAATATCATTACAAAATAGCCTGTAATTTCGTCTTGATTTCGTTGTCATCCATCAAATTATCAAGGCCGACAAGGTGCCCGTCAGTACGGCCCTCCAGCTCCTTGATCAGGTGATTGGAAGCAACAACAATATCATAGCCTGAAGCTAAGCCTTTAGCTTCACCAACTGAACAGGAAGCCGATTCAATATTGGTAACCCCAAGCTGACGCAGAGCGTTTTCAACCTTCATTTTGATTACCATTGATGAACCCATCCCGTTACCGCAAGCTGTAAGTACTTTAACCATTTGTTTTTCCTCCTGTTTTTATTTCGTTTTCACCCTAAAACTTCCAATTTTCAGCCGAACGCTCTGTATTCTAGAGGCCGCTCCTAAAGACAGCTGCCAAAAATGCAAAACTCGAATACTCAGCCTTTTATCAGTCAGCATCGTATCGCTGCAGACATTTAGTCTGTCAAAACAGCCTTGGAAGCAGAACGCCATAGTCCTTCGCCCTGTTTTCAGCCCTGCTGTCAAACTCATTCTTCAGCCGGTGCATCACCGCGATAGTAAGCTTCTTTGTCCTTAGCTTTGATAAACTGAAGCTGAGGAATAGCAAGCAGGAAGGCACAGACAAGGATAAAGCCGATGATACCAATATATTTAAAGAGATAAGCAAAAGGTACCCAAGGGATTTCAAAGTCAATATTACCATGGTAGCCGCCGTAAGAAGCCAAACCAAGCAGGGAAACAGCCAAAGCGCCGACAGCCACCTGCAGAACCCCTGAAATAAAGGAAAGGACAACGGCTGCCTTCCAGCCGCCGCGTTTATCAGCATAAACTGCAATGGCAGCATTATCAAA
Coding sequences within it:
- a CDS encoding BglG family transcription antiterminator, translated to MLDKKSIQIINILISEEEISLNKLMARTGLSKKQILYTLDYINDFLKDHHQQALSLLQQNLILSFKNKEFFIDCFNKEHFFDDYLLTAEERRKYIYFILFRKGTAYLSTSDFLASLKVSKSTVMEDIKKLQKELFPYHIRIANDRTVGYYLSGDDYQIRYLAMSYILEDLSSDWQTFFYDYLFYNEKINDLASIKAIFRHYAVEKYGLSLTDKQLLEITYTLTLFKPYLAKTAPQDTVGYTSLKSSKEFMIAAAVLKKILALSPSPKAVGFLTSWILTFTTVSISEATFDRTVILNLVNKVINRFELLSGIEFYNIKEVKSNLYSHFRAVHYRMLYKIPILNSFSARIRSQYANLFQLVRSSLKAIESYYQFPIPDEEVAYLSMHFIVAIEDYGIKKDGKKVAAVICQKGIGSSSFIFQQLKLLFPDFHFIGPYDSQHFLQETSSVDLIFSTENNVDLYQANKNIFIVNPAMTPQERYHLLKKVYSRFGIGQVRFPKVTDLMAIISKNSDIKNPEQLKGELYDYLLSPAIDTDKEKGSAKPNLSDILRLEFIQSIVKISSYEEGIILAAAPLLRSKIIKESYLKKLLEDYQSGKIMQLTDLFCMPHARDTGGNHLGMSLIVLKKPYVIKAQTKVKYILLLSAPKSSVHLLAMNQLLKLLTRKDFFKTLDQSAPDKIYDYIVANQ
- a CDS encoding ketohydroxyglutarate aldolase, yielding MKKLAVLNKIDSGKIMAIVRTQSLERAKEIAAACLAGGVSCLEISYTHFNASHLIEELHKEYGEELLIGAGTVLDSETAWEAIMRGAQFIIAPTFKEDVAKICNRYQIAYMPGCTTVTEAVAALEASAAMIKAFPTSSFWGPNLVAALKTPLPFIPLLSSGGVTLENVDAWLEAGVDCMGIGSLLTNGNAHTIEEHARLLRQAVKRYIRRS
- the dapA gene encoding 4-hydroxy-tetrahydrodipicolinate synthase translates to MTIDGIITAMVTPFAADGSFSDEGIEKLIEKLVAGGVQGLFILGTNGEFYGLSPDEKLAYAKLVVEKTAGRLPVYAGTGAVATREVIDLSRRMADAGVAAVSVITPYFLSLTQEELYDHYRAIAQAVDLPVILYNIPKNSGNNLEAETVGRLAKIPNIIAVKDSSGDLEQLKRYIELTAHEDFSVLVGSDSKILAALKLGAKGAVAATSNLLTKTDVGIYQSFAAGRLAEAQELQNSIEAFRKVLKLATVPAVLKFSLSQIGIPVGQALAPVRSCLTDRQKKAIVQVLAAYQEYEGFMR
- a CDS encoding SIS domain-containing protein; translation: MTNDIAEKQLNYFTETLAAEVSQFMAQLDKSKIYQAAELILSAKQQGGRVHITGIGKPSHVSQYIAALFSSTGTPSYFLDATEALHGSAGQVMGGDIVIAVSNSGETQELQRTVGALKKLGVTIIAVTGGASSWLSENTDLTLFAGVEQEGDSFNKPPRASVVVEILILQALSIVLQEKNRLDLKQYHLWHPGGALGESLERK
- a CDS encoding PTS ascorbate transporter subunit IIC, whose amino-acid sequence is MDFIISFLSTPAILLGLVAMVGLLAQKKTGPEVLTGTFKTVIGFVVFSSGGSIMTAALQNFNTLFQKGFHLVGVVASPEAATALAQSEFAFVTSCTLILGFVMNLVVARLTPFKNIFFTTGHSLFFACVLSLVLKAHGISDVAAIISGGLILGFCSAALPQLCQPFMRKITGSDATAIGHFNMIGYAASGYIGKLFKKHEEETTEGFNFPGWLSIFRDFLMGVAVIMLLLFYLSALKAGPAATQALAGDTHWLVFPFVQAFTFTAGMSILMTGVRMFLAEITAAFVSISEKFIPNSRPALDVPTVFPFAPTAVIIGFISSYIAGLIAVFVMVVFKFPVIIIPAAHICFFSGGTAAVFGNATGGWRGALAGSFIQGLLLAFLPVLLYPLYGSLGIEGSTFPNIDYNIIGNLLDFILKLLGR
- a CDS encoding PTS sugar transporter subunit IIB gives rise to the protein MIKALVACRAGVGSSLMLKIKVEEVIREHKLPLEVEHASLDALPGFNGDIVITLTDVAEELSEKHIPQKIIGINSVVDKEEIKNKLESVLN
- a CDS encoding PTS sugar transporter subunit IIA, with translation MLSEAIDSRFILMDVEAQDFTDAIRLSVKPLAENGFVTDAYAERIIDIFHESGPYIVITRHIALPHAPESSGALKTALGFTKLKRPVFSGHKANDPVKYLFPLSAAANHSHLELLSGLADLLSHETFVSQLAAVTTKQDFLSLLKKYEGGSSYD